The Bacillus carboniphilus genome contains a region encoding:
- a CDS encoding type I-C CRISPR-associated protein Cas8c/Csd1, producing MSWLQNLYETYENNFDMVGRFEKNSEGEEFTLLPLYHTNLIAHIEIVVNEQGEFVWADVVKKEDSYTVSPCTEDSQSRTRKATPHPLHDGIKYVAGDFVDYGGEEKFKEANELYLNNFKEMILHPNCHPKIKSIYQYIKKKTIIKDLYEHGKIKIDDNNQLIKKWSKNGDKPELYKVASDISKAVVRFDVHLEGEMTDKVWKDKDVFDSYIEYYSSRLDGEDLCYVTLIE from the coding sequence TTGAGCTGGTTACAAAACCTTTATGAGACATATGAAAATAACTTTGACATGGTAGGAAGGTTTGAAAAAAATTCTGAGGGTGAAGAGTTTACACTACTTCCTTTATATCACACAAATTTAATAGCACATATTGAGATTGTAGTTAATGAACAAGGTGAATTTGTTTGGGCTGATGTTGTTAAGAAAGAAGACTCTTACACTGTTAGCCCATGTACAGAAGATTCTCAAAGCAGGACAAGAAAGGCAACACCACATCCTCTTCATGACGGAATCAAATATGTGGCAGGGGATTTTGTAGATTATGGGGGAGAAGAAAAGTTTAAGGAGGCTAATGAATTATATTTAAACAACTTTAAAGAAATGATCCTACATCCCAACTGCCATCCGAAAATAAAGAGCATATACCAATATATTAAAAAGAAAACAATTATTAAGGATTTATATGAACATGGAAAAATAAAGATAGATGATAATAATCAGTTAATTAAAAAATGGTCAAAAAATGGTGATAAACCTGAATTATATAAAGTAGCTTCTGATATCTCAAAAGCAGTTGTCCGTTTTGATGTTCACCTTGAAGGTGAGATGACTGATAAGGTTTGGAAGGATAAAGATGTGTTCGATTCATATATTGAATACTATTCCTCTCGTTTAGATGGTGAAGATTTATGTTATGTTACTCTAATTGAGTAA
- the cas5c gene encoding type I-C CRISPR-associated protein Cas5c: MRNSIQFEVHGKYALFTDPVTKIGGEKSSYMVPTYQALKGIVESIYWKPTIVWIVDEVRVLNPIQMESKGIRPIKYFSDENDLAYYSYLRDVKYEISAHFEFNYHREDLAFDRNEHKHHNIAKRSVKVGGRRDVFLGTRECQGYVEPITPGTKGFYDDYQGEIHLGTMVHGINYPDETGKDKMETRLWNPVMKQGVIKFIRPEDCTMVREIKEASPKPFSENDITSVEQLYEEWN; this comes from the coding sequence ATGAGGAATTCAATACAGTTTGAAGTTCACGGTAAATATGCGCTTTTTACCGATCCAGTTACAAAAATAGGAGGTGAAAAGTCCTCTTATATGGTTCCTACTTATCAAGCATTGAAAGGGATCGTTGAATCCATATATTGGAAACCAACCATTGTCTGGATTGTTGATGAAGTGCGTGTATTAAACCCTATCCAAATGGAGTCAAAAGGAATCCGGCCAATTAAGTATTTTAGTGATGAAAATGACTTAGCTTACTATTCCTATTTAAGGGATGTAAAATACGAAATAAGTGCTCATTTTGAATTTAACTATCATCGTGAGGATCTAGCATTTGATCGAAACGAACATAAACATCATAACATAGCTAAAAGAAGTGTGAAAGTCGGAGGAAGGAGAGACGTTTTTTTAGGAACGAGGGAGTGTCAAGGGTATGTAGAACCAATCACACCAGGAACTAAAGGTTTTTATGATGATTATCAAGGTGAGATTCATTTAGGGACTATGGTTCATGGTATCAATTATCCTGATGAGACAGGAAAGGACAAAATGGAAACAAGACTGTGGAACCCAGTAATGAAACAAGGAGTAATAAAGTTTATTCGCCCAGAGGATTGTACCATGGTCCGAGAGATTAAAGAGGCATCTCCAAAGCCTTTTTCTGAAAATGATATTACGTCCGTGGAACAATTATATGAAGAATGGAACTAG